A portion of the Zootoca vivipara chromosome 6, rZooViv1.1, whole genome shotgun sequence genome contains these proteins:
- the DMPK gene encoding myotonin-protein kinase isoform X2 produces MAAEVRLKKLEEVVLDQSAVGLETLVDLLLCVHHELSTSPLAQEKYIMEFLQWAEPVTSRLKALRLQRDDFEILKVIGRGAFSEVAVVKLKRTSQVYAMKIMNKWDMLKRVEASCFREERDVLVNGDKRWITQLHFAFQDENYLYLVMDYYVGGDLLTLLSKFGDRIPMEMARFYLAEMVMAIDSIHRIGYVHRDIKPDNILLDRCGHIRLGDFGSCLKLRKDGTVCSTIAVGTPDYLSPEILQAVEDGAHSYGTECDWWSLGVFAYEMFFGHTPFFADSVVETYGKIIHFKEHFRFPPSLPDVPPEALALIEGLICPREMRLGRNGVRDFKEHPFFVGVDWDSLRDCVPSFVPEFANATDTCNFDVVDDCLTDMETLSDVMESSPLGVHLPFVGYSYTYTAAAKQNEPEERDHRDISMEVDGSQRTLPPEETPKQTPEELACKLPDGQKLDVATFLELQSALEEELRSREMLCQELSMVKVANQTFASQLKEAESRNLELEAQIKRLEEQIEGMRPMAEEAALGWSPRWPPNHTHPFLCCVEHLANQGGTMASRLCEYPLVVPLYRHLLLFSRVHRPCIVKVGYLLLCTGRFALEASPRTLVEVA; encoded by the exons atgGCTGCCGAGGTGCGACTGAAGAAACTGGAGGAGGTGGTTCTGGATCAGAGCGCTGTAGGTCTGGAGACCTTGGTGGACCTTCTGCTATGTGTGCATCACGAGCTGAGCACATCGCCTCTGGCCCAGGAGAAATACATTATGGAGTTTTTACAGTGGG CGGAGCCAGTCACCTCCAGACTGAAAGCGCTGCGGCTGCAACGGGATGATTTCGAGATCCTCAAAGTGATTGGACGGGGAGCCTTCAGCGAG GTAGCGGTTGTGAAGCTGAAGAGGACATCCCAGGTGTATGCCATGAAGATAATGAATAAATGGGACATGCTGAAGCGGGTCGAG GCTTCCTGCTTCCGAGAGGAGCGGGACGTGTTGGTCAACGGAGACAAGCGCTGGATTACGCAGCTGCACTTTGCTTTCCAAGACGAGAATTACTTG TATCTGGTGATGGACTACTATGTTGGGGGTGACCTCTTGACGCTGCTGAGCAAATTTGGGGACCGCATCCCAATGGAGATGGCTCGCTTCTACCTGGCCGAGATGGTGATGGCCATAGACTCAATACACCGGATAGGTTATGTACACAG AGACATCAAACCAGATAACATCCTCCTGGACCGATGCGGACATATCCGGCTGGGGGACTTTGGCTCCTGCCTCAAGCTCCGCAAAGATGGGACG GTCTGCTCAACCATAGCTGTGGGCACACCAGATTACCTCTCCCCCGAGATTCTGCAAGCGGTGGAAGACGGCGCTCACTCCTACGGCACAGAGTGCGACTGGTGGTCCCTCGGTGTATTCGCCTACGAGATGTTCTTCGGCCACACTCCTTTCTTTGCCGACTCCGTGGTGGAGACGTACGGAAAGATAATCCATTTCAAA GAGCACTTCCGGTTCCCTCCGTCGCTTCCCGATGTCCCTCCCGAAGCTCTGGCCTTGATCGAAGGACTCATCTGCCCCCGGGAGATGCGGCTGGGGCGCAACGGGGTCCGGGACTTCAAAGAGCACCCCTTCTTTGTGGGCGTGGACTGGGATTCGCTGCGGGACTGCGTGCCGTCGTTTGTGCCCGAATTTGCCAATGCCACAGACACCTGCAACTTCGACGTGGTGGATGACTGTCTCACTGACATG GAAACCTTGTCGGATGTGATGGAGAGCTCTCCGCTCGGGGTGCACCTGCCCTTCGTGGGGTATTCGTACACCTACACAGCAGCAGCGAA ACAGAATGAGCCGGAGGAAAGAGACCACAGGGACATCAGCATGGAGGTCGATGGCAGCCAGAGGACTTTGCCCCCAGAAGAGACCCCCAAGCAAACACCGGAGGAGCTG GCATGCAAACTCCCGGATGGGCAGAAGCTCGACGTGGCCACTTTCCTAGAGTTGCAGTCGGCGCTCGAGGAGGAGCTGAGGAGCCGGGAGATGCTGTGTCAAGAACTCAGCATGGTCAAGGTGGCCAACCAGACCTTTGCCAG CCAACTCAAGGAAGCCGAGAGCCGCAACTTGGAACTGGAAGCTCAGATCAAACGCCTGGAGGAGCAGATTGAAGGGATGAGGCCGATGGCTGAGGAAG CTGCTCTGGGCTGGAGCCCTCGCTGGCCCCCCAACCACACCCACCCTTTCTTGTGCTGCGTGGAGCACCTGGCAAAT CAAGGCGGCACCATGGCATCTCGGCTTTGTGAATACCCGCTTGTGGTACCTCTGTACCGGCACTTGCTGCTCTTTTCTAGG GTACATAGGCCCTGCATCGTCAAGGTGGGATACCTGCTCTTATGCACTGGCAGATTTGCCCTGGAAGCCTCTCCTCGGACCCTGGTGGAGGTGGCTTGA
- the DMPK gene encoding myotonin-protein kinase isoform X1 has protein sequence MAAEVRLKKLEEVVLDQSAVGLETLVDLLLCVHHELSTSPLAQEKYIMEFLQWAEPVTSRLKALRLQRDDFEILKVIGRGAFSEVAVVKLKRTSQVYAMKIMNKWDMLKRVEASCFREERDVLVNGDKRWITQLHFAFQDENYLYLVMDYYVGGDLLTLLSKFGDRIPMEMARFYLAEMVMAIDSIHRIGYVHRDIKPDNILLDRCGHIRLGDFGSCLKLRKDGTVCSTIAVGTPDYLSPEILQAVEDGAHSYGTECDWWSLGVFAYEMFFGHTPFFADSVVETYGKIIHFKEHFRFPPSLPDVPPEALALIEGLICPREMRLGRNGVRDFKEHPFFVGVDWDSLRDCVPSFVPEFANATDTCNFDVVDDCLTDMVSGGGETLSDVMESSPLGVHLPFVGYSYTYTAAAKQNEPEERDHRDISMEVDGSQRTLPPEETPKQTPEELACKLPDGQKLDVATFLELQSALEEELRSREMLCQELSMVKVANQTFASQLKEAESRNLELEAQIKRLEEQIEGMRPMAEEAALGWSPRWPPNHTHPFLCCVEHLANQGGTMASRLCEYPLVVPLYRHLLLFSRVHRPCIVKVGYLLLCTGRFALEASPRTLVEVA, from the exons atgGCTGCCGAGGTGCGACTGAAGAAACTGGAGGAGGTGGTTCTGGATCAGAGCGCTGTAGGTCTGGAGACCTTGGTGGACCTTCTGCTATGTGTGCATCACGAGCTGAGCACATCGCCTCTGGCCCAGGAGAAATACATTATGGAGTTTTTACAGTGGG CGGAGCCAGTCACCTCCAGACTGAAAGCGCTGCGGCTGCAACGGGATGATTTCGAGATCCTCAAAGTGATTGGACGGGGAGCCTTCAGCGAG GTAGCGGTTGTGAAGCTGAAGAGGACATCCCAGGTGTATGCCATGAAGATAATGAATAAATGGGACATGCTGAAGCGGGTCGAG GCTTCCTGCTTCCGAGAGGAGCGGGACGTGTTGGTCAACGGAGACAAGCGCTGGATTACGCAGCTGCACTTTGCTTTCCAAGACGAGAATTACTTG TATCTGGTGATGGACTACTATGTTGGGGGTGACCTCTTGACGCTGCTGAGCAAATTTGGGGACCGCATCCCAATGGAGATGGCTCGCTTCTACCTGGCCGAGATGGTGATGGCCATAGACTCAATACACCGGATAGGTTATGTACACAG AGACATCAAACCAGATAACATCCTCCTGGACCGATGCGGACATATCCGGCTGGGGGACTTTGGCTCCTGCCTCAAGCTCCGCAAAGATGGGACG GTCTGCTCAACCATAGCTGTGGGCACACCAGATTACCTCTCCCCCGAGATTCTGCAAGCGGTGGAAGACGGCGCTCACTCCTACGGCACAGAGTGCGACTGGTGGTCCCTCGGTGTATTCGCCTACGAGATGTTCTTCGGCCACACTCCTTTCTTTGCCGACTCCGTGGTGGAGACGTACGGAAAGATAATCCATTTCAAA GAGCACTTCCGGTTCCCTCCGTCGCTTCCCGATGTCCCTCCCGAAGCTCTGGCCTTGATCGAAGGACTCATCTGCCCCCGGGAGATGCGGCTGGGGCGCAACGGGGTCCGGGACTTCAAAGAGCACCCCTTCTTTGTGGGCGTGGACTGGGATTCGCTGCGGGACTGCGTGCCGTCGTTTGTGCCCGAATTTGCCAATGCCACAGACACCTGCAACTTCGACGTGGTGGATGACTGTCTCACTGACATGGTGAGCGGGGGAGGG GAAACCTTGTCGGATGTGATGGAGAGCTCTCCGCTCGGGGTGCACCTGCCCTTCGTGGGGTATTCGTACACCTACACAGCAGCAGCGAA ACAGAATGAGCCGGAGGAAAGAGACCACAGGGACATCAGCATGGAGGTCGATGGCAGCCAGAGGACTTTGCCCCCAGAAGAGACCCCCAAGCAAACACCGGAGGAGCTG GCATGCAAACTCCCGGATGGGCAGAAGCTCGACGTGGCCACTTTCCTAGAGTTGCAGTCGGCGCTCGAGGAGGAGCTGAGGAGCCGGGAGATGCTGTGTCAAGAACTCAGCATGGTCAAGGTGGCCAACCAGACCTTTGCCAG CCAACTCAAGGAAGCCGAGAGCCGCAACTTGGAACTGGAAGCTCAGATCAAACGCCTGGAGGAGCAGATTGAAGGGATGAGGCCGATGGCTGAGGAAG CTGCTCTGGGCTGGAGCCCTCGCTGGCCCCCCAACCACACCCACCCTTTCTTGTGCTGCGTGGAGCACCTGGCAAAT CAAGGCGGCACCATGGCATCTCGGCTTTGTGAATACCCGCTTGTGGTACCTCTGTACCGGCACTTGCTGCTCTTTTCTAGG GTACATAGGCCCTGCATCGTCAAGGTGGGATACCTGCTCTTATGCACTGGCAGATTTGCCCTGGAAGCCTCTCCTCGGACCCTGGTGGAGGTGGCTTGA
- the DMPK gene encoding myotonin-protein kinase isoform X4, translating to MAAEVRLKKLEEVVLDQSAVGLETLVDLLLCVHHELSTSPLAQEKYIMEFLQWAEPVTSRLKALRLQRDDFEILKVIGRGAFSEVAVVKLKRTSQVYAMKIMNKWDMLKRVEASCFREERDVLVNGDKRWITQLHFAFQDENYLYLVMDYYVGGDLLTLLSKFGDRIPMEMARFYLAEMVMAIDSIHRIGYVHRDIKPDNILLDRCGHIRLGDFGSCLKLRKDGTVCSTIAVGTPDYLSPEILQAVEDGAHSYGTECDWWSLGVFAYEMFFGHTPFFADSVVETYGKIIHFKEHFRFPPSLPDVPPEALALIEGLICPREMRLGRNGVRDFKEHPFFVGVDWDSLRDCVPSFVPEFANATDTCNFDVVDDCLTDMVSGGGETLSDVMESSPLGVHLPFVGYSYTYTAAAKQNEPEERDHRDISMEVDGSQRTLPPEETPKQTPEELACKLPDGQKLDVATFLELQSALEEELRSREMLCQELSMVKVANQTFASQLKEAESRNLELEAQIKRLEEQIEGMRPMAEEAALGWSPRWPPNHTHPFLCCVEHLANVHRPCIVKVGYLLLCTGRFALEASPRTLVEVA from the exons atgGCTGCCGAGGTGCGACTGAAGAAACTGGAGGAGGTGGTTCTGGATCAGAGCGCTGTAGGTCTGGAGACCTTGGTGGACCTTCTGCTATGTGTGCATCACGAGCTGAGCACATCGCCTCTGGCCCAGGAGAAATACATTATGGAGTTTTTACAGTGGG CGGAGCCAGTCACCTCCAGACTGAAAGCGCTGCGGCTGCAACGGGATGATTTCGAGATCCTCAAAGTGATTGGACGGGGAGCCTTCAGCGAG GTAGCGGTTGTGAAGCTGAAGAGGACATCCCAGGTGTATGCCATGAAGATAATGAATAAATGGGACATGCTGAAGCGGGTCGAG GCTTCCTGCTTCCGAGAGGAGCGGGACGTGTTGGTCAACGGAGACAAGCGCTGGATTACGCAGCTGCACTTTGCTTTCCAAGACGAGAATTACTTG TATCTGGTGATGGACTACTATGTTGGGGGTGACCTCTTGACGCTGCTGAGCAAATTTGGGGACCGCATCCCAATGGAGATGGCTCGCTTCTACCTGGCCGAGATGGTGATGGCCATAGACTCAATACACCGGATAGGTTATGTACACAG AGACATCAAACCAGATAACATCCTCCTGGACCGATGCGGACATATCCGGCTGGGGGACTTTGGCTCCTGCCTCAAGCTCCGCAAAGATGGGACG GTCTGCTCAACCATAGCTGTGGGCACACCAGATTACCTCTCCCCCGAGATTCTGCAAGCGGTGGAAGACGGCGCTCACTCCTACGGCACAGAGTGCGACTGGTGGTCCCTCGGTGTATTCGCCTACGAGATGTTCTTCGGCCACACTCCTTTCTTTGCCGACTCCGTGGTGGAGACGTACGGAAAGATAATCCATTTCAAA GAGCACTTCCGGTTCCCTCCGTCGCTTCCCGATGTCCCTCCCGAAGCTCTGGCCTTGATCGAAGGACTCATCTGCCCCCGGGAGATGCGGCTGGGGCGCAACGGGGTCCGGGACTTCAAAGAGCACCCCTTCTTTGTGGGCGTGGACTGGGATTCGCTGCGGGACTGCGTGCCGTCGTTTGTGCCCGAATTTGCCAATGCCACAGACACCTGCAACTTCGACGTGGTGGATGACTGTCTCACTGACATGGTGAGCGGGGGAGGG GAAACCTTGTCGGATGTGATGGAGAGCTCTCCGCTCGGGGTGCACCTGCCCTTCGTGGGGTATTCGTACACCTACACAGCAGCAGCGAA ACAGAATGAGCCGGAGGAAAGAGACCACAGGGACATCAGCATGGAGGTCGATGGCAGCCAGAGGACTTTGCCCCCAGAAGAGACCCCCAAGCAAACACCGGAGGAGCTG GCATGCAAACTCCCGGATGGGCAGAAGCTCGACGTGGCCACTTTCCTAGAGTTGCAGTCGGCGCTCGAGGAGGAGCTGAGGAGCCGGGAGATGCTGTGTCAAGAACTCAGCATGGTCAAGGTGGCCAACCAGACCTTTGCCAG CCAACTCAAGGAAGCCGAGAGCCGCAACTTGGAACTGGAAGCTCAGATCAAACGCCTGGAGGAGCAGATTGAAGGGATGAGGCCGATGGCTGAGGAAG CTGCTCTGGGCTGGAGCCCTCGCTGGCCCCCCAACCACACCCACCCTTTCTTGTGCTGCGTGGAGCACCTGGCAAAT GTACATAGGCCCTGCATCGTCAAGGTGGGATACCTGCTCTTATGCACTGGCAGATTTGCCCTGGAAGCCTCTCCTCGGACCCTGGTGGAGGTGGCTTGA
- the DMPK gene encoding myotonin-protein kinase isoform X5, with the protein MAAEVRLKKLEEVVLDQSAVGLETLVDLLLCVHHELSTSPLAQEKYIMEFLQWAEPVTSRLKALRLQRDDFEILKVIGRGAFSEVAVVKLKRTSQVYAMKIMNKWDMLKRVEASCFREERDVLVNGDKRWITQLHFAFQDENYLYLVMDYYVGGDLLTLLSKFGDRIPMEMARFYLAEMVMAIDSIHRIGYVHRDIKPDNILLDRCGHIRLGDFGSCLKLRKDGTVCSTIAVGTPDYLSPEILQAVEDGAHSYGTECDWWSLGVFAYEMFFGHTPFFADSVVETYGKIIHFKEHFRFPPSLPDVPPEALALIEGLICPREMRLGRNGVRDFKEHPFFVGVDWDSLRDCVPSFVPEFANATDTCNFDVVDDCLTDMVSGGGETLSDVMESSPLGVHLPFVGYSYTYTAAAKQNEPEERDHRDISMEVDGSQRTLPPEETPKQTPEELACKLPDGQKLDVATFLELQSALEEELRSREMLCQELSMVKVANQTFASQLKEAESRNLELEAQIKRLEEQIEGMRPMAEEARRHHGISAL; encoded by the exons atgGCTGCCGAGGTGCGACTGAAGAAACTGGAGGAGGTGGTTCTGGATCAGAGCGCTGTAGGTCTGGAGACCTTGGTGGACCTTCTGCTATGTGTGCATCACGAGCTGAGCACATCGCCTCTGGCCCAGGAGAAATACATTATGGAGTTTTTACAGTGGG CGGAGCCAGTCACCTCCAGACTGAAAGCGCTGCGGCTGCAACGGGATGATTTCGAGATCCTCAAAGTGATTGGACGGGGAGCCTTCAGCGAG GTAGCGGTTGTGAAGCTGAAGAGGACATCCCAGGTGTATGCCATGAAGATAATGAATAAATGGGACATGCTGAAGCGGGTCGAG GCTTCCTGCTTCCGAGAGGAGCGGGACGTGTTGGTCAACGGAGACAAGCGCTGGATTACGCAGCTGCACTTTGCTTTCCAAGACGAGAATTACTTG TATCTGGTGATGGACTACTATGTTGGGGGTGACCTCTTGACGCTGCTGAGCAAATTTGGGGACCGCATCCCAATGGAGATGGCTCGCTTCTACCTGGCCGAGATGGTGATGGCCATAGACTCAATACACCGGATAGGTTATGTACACAG AGACATCAAACCAGATAACATCCTCCTGGACCGATGCGGACATATCCGGCTGGGGGACTTTGGCTCCTGCCTCAAGCTCCGCAAAGATGGGACG GTCTGCTCAACCATAGCTGTGGGCACACCAGATTACCTCTCCCCCGAGATTCTGCAAGCGGTGGAAGACGGCGCTCACTCCTACGGCACAGAGTGCGACTGGTGGTCCCTCGGTGTATTCGCCTACGAGATGTTCTTCGGCCACACTCCTTTCTTTGCCGACTCCGTGGTGGAGACGTACGGAAAGATAATCCATTTCAAA GAGCACTTCCGGTTCCCTCCGTCGCTTCCCGATGTCCCTCCCGAAGCTCTGGCCTTGATCGAAGGACTCATCTGCCCCCGGGAGATGCGGCTGGGGCGCAACGGGGTCCGGGACTTCAAAGAGCACCCCTTCTTTGTGGGCGTGGACTGGGATTCGCTGCGGGACTGCGTGCCGTCGTTTGTGCCCGAATTTGCCAATGCCACAGACACCTGCAACTTCGACGTGGTGGATGACTGTCTCACTGACATGGTGAGCGGGGGAGGG GAAACCTTGTCGGATGTGATGGAGAGCTCTCCGCTCGGGGTGCACCTGCCCTTCGTGGGGTATTCGTACACCTACACAGCAGCAGCGAA ACAGAATGAGCCGGAGGAAAGAGACCACAGGGACATCAGCATGGAGGTCGATGGCAGCCAGAGGACTTTGCCCCCAGAAGAGACCCCCAAGCAAACACCGGAGGAGCTG GCATGCAAACTCCCGGATGGGCAGAAGCTCGACGTGGCCACTTTCCTAGAGTTGCAGTCGGCGCTCGAGGAGGAGCTGAGGAGCCGGGAGATGCTGTGTCAAGAACTCAGCATGGTCAAGGTGGCCAACCAGACCTTTGCCAG CCAACTCAAGGAAGCCGAGAGCCGCAACTTGGAACTGGAAGCTCAGATCAAACGCCTGGAGGAGCAGATTGAAGGGATGAGGCCGATGGCTGAGGAAG CAAGGCGGCACCATGGCATCTCGGCTTTGTGA
- the DMPK gene encoding myotonin-protein kinase isoform X6 yields MAAEVRLKKLEEVVLDQSAVGLETLVDLLLCVHHELSTSPLAQEKYIMEFLQWAEPVTSRLKALRLQRDDFEILKVIGRGAFSEVAVVKLKRTSQVYAMKIMNKWDMLKRVEASCFREERDVLVNGDKRWITQLHFAFQDENYLYLVMDYYVGGDLLTLLSKFGDRIPMEMARFYLAEMVMAIDSIHRIGYVHRDIKPDNILLDRCGHIRLGDFGSCLKLRKDGTVCSTIAVGTPDYLSPEILQAVEDGAHSYGTECDWWSLGVFAYEMFFGHTPFFADSVVETYGKIIHFKEHFRFPPSLPDVPPEALALIEGLICPREMRLGRNGVRDFKEHPFFVGVDWDSLRDCVPSFVPEFANATDTCNFDVVDDCLTDMVSGGGETLSDVMESSPLGVHLPFVGYSYTYTAAAKQNEPEERDHRDISMEVDGSQRTLPPEETPKQTPEELACKLPDGQKLDVATFLELQSALEEELRSREMLCQELSMVKVANQTFASQLKEAESRNLELEAQIKRLEEQIEGMRPMAEEGT; encoded by the exons atgGCTGCCGAGGTGCGACTGAAGAAACTGGAGGAGGTGGTTCTGGATCAGAGCGCTGTAGGTCTGGAGACCTTGGTGGACCTTCTGCTATGTGTGCATCACGAGCTGAGCACATCGCCTCTGGCCCAGGAGAAATACATTATGGAGTTTTTACAGTGGG CGGAGCCAGTCACCTCCAGACTGAAAGCGCTGCGGCTGCAACGGGATGATTTCGAGATCCTCAAAGTGATTGGACGGGGAGCCTTCAGCGAG GTAGCGGTTGTGAAGCTGAAGAGGACATCCCAGGTGTATGCCATGAAGATAATGAATAAATGGGACATGCTGAAGCGGGTCGAG GCTTCCTGCTTCCGAGAGGAGCGGGACGTGTTGGTCAACGGAGACAAGCGCTGGATTACGCAGCTGCACTTTGCTTTCCAAGACGAGAATTACTTG TATCTGGTGATGGACTACTATGTTGGGGGTGACCTCTTGACGCTGCTGAGCAAATTTGGGGACCGCATCCCAATGGAGATGGCTCGCTTCTACCTGGCCGAGATGGTGATGGCCATAGACTCAATACACCGGATAGGTTATGTACACAG AGACATCAAACCAGATAACATCCTCCTGGACCGATGCGGACATATCCGGCTGGGGGACTTTGGCTCCTGCCTCAAGCTCCGCAAAGATGGGACG GTCTGCTCAACCATAGCTGTGGGCACACCAGATTACCTCTCCCCCGAGATTCTGCAAGCGGTGGAAGACGGCGCTCACTCCTACGGCACAGAGTGCGACTGGTGGTCCCTCGGTGTATTCGCCTACGAGATGTTCTTCGGCCACACTCCTTTCTTTGCCGACTCCGTGGTGGAGACGTACGGAAAGATAATCCATTTCAAA GAGCACTTCCGGTTCCCTCCGTCGCTTCCCGATGTCCCTCCCGAAGCTCTGGCCTTGATCGAAGGACTCATCTGCCCCCGGGAGATGCGGCTGGGGCGCAACGGGGTCCGGGACTTCAAAGAGCACCCCTTCTTTGTGGGCGTGGACTGGGATTCGCTGCGGGACTGCGTGCCGTCGTTTGTGCCCGAATTTGCCAATGCCACAGACACCTGCAACTTCGACGTGGTGGATGACTGTCTCACTGACATGGTGAGCGGGGGAGGG GAAACCTTGTCGGATGTGATGGAGAGCTCTCCGCTCGGGGTGCACCTGCCCTTCGTGGGGTATTCGTACACCTACACAGCAGCAGCGAA ACAGAATGAGCCGGAGGAAAGAGACCACAGGGACATCAGCATGGAGGTCGATGGCAGCCAGAGGACTTTGCCCCCAGAAGAGACCCCCAAGCAAACACCGGAGGAGCTG GCATGCAAACTCCCGGATGGGCAGAAGCTCGACGTGGCCACTTTCCTAGAGTTGCAGTCGGCGCTCGAGGAGGAGCTGAGGAGCCGGGAGATGCTGTGTCAAGAACTCAGCATGGTCAAGGTGGCCAACCAGACCTTTGCCAG CCAACTCAAGGAAGCCGAGAGCCGCAACTTGGAACTGGAAGCTCAGATCAAACGCCTGGAGGAGCAGATTGAAGGGATGAGGCCGATGGCTGAGGAAG GTACATAG
- the DMPK gene encoding myotonin-protein kinase isoform X3: MAAEVRLKKLEEVVLDQSAVGLETLVDLLLCVHHELSTSPLAQEKYIMEFLQWAEPVTSRLKALRLQRDDFEILKVIGRGAFSEVAVVKLKRTSQVYAMKIMNKWDMLKRVEASCFREERDVLVNGDKRWITQLHFAFQDENYLYLVMDYYVGGDLLTLLSKFGDRIPMEMARFYLAEMVMAIDSIHRIGYVHRDIKPDNILLDRCGHIRLGDFGSCLKLRKDGTVCSTIAVGTPDYLSPEILQAVEDGAHSYGTECDWWSLGVFAYEMFFGHTPFFADSVVETYGKIIHFKEHFRFPPSLPDVPPEALALIEGLICPREMRLGRNGVRDFKEHPFFVGVDWDSLRDCVPSFVPEFANATDTCNFDVVDDCLTDMVSGGGETLSDVMESSPLGVHLPFVGYSYTYTAAAKQNEPEERDHRDISMEVDGSQRTLPPEETPKQTPEELACKLPDGQKLDVATFLELQSALEEELRSREMLCQELSMVKVANQTFASQLKEAESRNLELEAQIKRLEEQIEGMRPMAEEGGTMASRLCEYPLVVPLYRHLLLFSRVHRPCIVKVGYLLLCTGRFALEASPRTLVEVA, encoded by the exons atgGCTGCCGAGGTGCGACTGAAGAAACTGGAGGAGGTGGTTCTGGATCAGAGCGCTGTAGGTCTGGAGACCTTGGTGGACCTTCTGCTATGTGTGCATCACGAGCTGAGCACATCGCCTCTGGCCCAGGAGAAATACATTATGGAGTTTTTACAGTGGG CGGAGCCAGTCACCTCCAGACTGAAAGCGCTGCGGCTGCAACGGGATGATTTCGAGATCCTCAAAGTGATTGGACGGGGAGCCTTCAGCGAG GTAGCGGTTGTGAAGCTGAAGAGGACATCCCAGGTGTATGCCATGAAGATAATGAATAAATGGGACATGCTGAAGCGGGTCGAG GCTTCCTGCTTCCGAGAGGAGCGGGACGTGTTGGTCAACGGAGACAAGCGCTGGATTACGCAGCTGCACTTTGCTTTCCAAGACGAGAATTACTTG TATCTGGTGATGGACTACTATGTTGGGGGTGACCTCTTGACGCTGCTGAGCAAATTTGGGGACCGCATCCCAATGGAGATGGCTCGCTTCTACCTGGCCGAGATGGTGATGGCCATAGACTCAATACACCGGATAGGTTATGTACACAG AGACATCAAACCAGATAACATCCTCCTGGACCGATGCGGACATATCCGGCTGGGGGACTTTGGCTCCTGCCTCAAGCTCCGCAAAGATGGGACG GTCTGCTCAACCATAGCTGTGGGCACACCAGATTACCTCTCCCCCGAGATTCTGCAAGCGGTGGAAGACGGCGCTCACTCCTACGGCACAGAGTGCGACTGGTGGTCCCTCGGTGTATTCGCCTACGAGATGTTCTTCGGCCACACTCCTTTCTTTGCCGACTCCGTGGTGGAGACGTACGGAAAGATAATCCATTTCAAA GAGCACTTCCGGTTCCCTCCGTCGCTTCCCGATGTCCCTCCCGAAGCTCTGGCCTTGATCGAAGGACTCATCTGCCCCCGGGAGATGCGGCTGGGGCGCAACGGGGTCCGGGACTTCAAAGAGCACCCCTTCTTTGTGGGCGTGGACTGGGATTCGCTGCGGGACTGCGTGCCGTCGTTTGTGCCCGAATTTGCCAATGCCACAGACACCTGCAACTTCGACGTGGTGGATGACTGTCTCACTGACATGGTGAGCGGGGGAGGG GAAACCTTGTCGGATGTGATGGAGAGCTCTCCGCTCGGGGTGCACCTGCCCTTCGTGGGGTATTCGTACACCTACACAGCAGCAGCGAA ACAGAATGAGCCGGAGGAAAGAGACCACAGGGACATCAGCATGGAGGTCGATGGCAGCCAGAGGACTTTGCCCCCAGAAGAGACCCCCAAGCAAACACCGGAGGAGCTG GCATGCAAACTCCCGGATGGGCAGAAGCTCGACGTGGCCACTTTCCTAGAGTTGCAGTCGGCGCTCGAGGAGGAGCTGAGGAGCCGGGAGATGCTGTGTCAAGAACTCAGCATGGTCAAGGTGGCCAACCAGACCTTTGCCAG CCAACTCAAGGAAGCCGAGAGCCGCAACTTGGAACTGGAAGCTCAGATCAAACGCCTGGAGGAGCAGATTGAAGGGATGAGGCCGATGGCTGAGGAAG GCGGCACCATGGCATCTCGGCTTTGTGAATACCCGCTTGTGGTACCTCTGTACCGGCACTTGCTGCTCTTTTCTAGG GTACATAGGCCCTGCATCGTCAAGGTGGGATACCTGCTCTTATGCACTGGCAGATTTGCCCTGGAAGCCTCTCCTCGGACCCTGGTGGAGGTGGCTTGA